From Actinosynnema mirum DSM 43827, a single genomic window includes:
- a CDS encoding diguanylate cyclase — protein MDQRADEVSDPEARIKALLNAGRLAEANTTFDEVVNRPPPGADRWARSAALVNRAKLAWRLGRIPLALELAAEGWSDLEGEDPDHPDAARATHALAYLLEGIGNRRAAVDMMRVAVGIARRAGEAEVLAICLQGLGGLLNFRAISSQPDVALAAFEEARQCLAEGLPLASDDHMTRALLGAYSRSLAGVGELWQAELHADETVRRALVADDKWALAVGNWVLAVVHRERGDLLRARTLGSRAVTAAESINDPSLLLRFSQDLADICAGLGDPVGEAAALRCSVAAGTTATVTLQEGLGQALEQRRVAVQAQRLAVAAQEAAARDPLTGLANRLGLERAAATLLEGTAARGRVPWLVLVDVDWFKDVNDDAGHAAGDATLREIAQLLRRETRSDDLVARWAGDEFVVLLGNSAGGGGPEAGPVVAERIRAAVDGHDWQVVLGITRRPTVSIGVAAGPAKLDQLFAAADMALYRAKRLGRNRVEVEGPGSEGGSEGGSDGGSGEACEDAAAVGGAEADGSSRGRDGAGRGRPGRDAPRAERVEAGEPEPEQPEPERPEPERPESGQPESGQPEAEEPEAEHPEVVATEGGATEVVAAEVVATEELPVPEPTTPETGAPAVDAPAPDRSDEQPQAISPPR, from the coding sequence GTGGACCAGCGAGCGGACGAGGTCTCCGACCCCGAGGCCAGGATCAAGGCGCTGCTGAACGCGGGCAGGCTGGCGGAGGCCAACACCACCTTCGACGAGGTGGTCAACCGGCCCCCGCCGGGGGCTGACCGCTGGGCGCGCTCCGCCGCCCTGGTCAACCGGGCCAAGCTGGCCTGGCGGCTCGGCCGCATCCCCCTGGCGCTGGAACTGGCCGCCGAGGGCTGGAGCGACCTGGAGGGCGAGGACCCGGACCACCCGGACGCCGCTCGGGCCACGCACGCCCTCGCCTACCTGCTGGAGGGCATCGGCAACCGCCGCGCGGCGGTGGACATGATGCGGGTCGCGGTGGGCATCGCGCGCCGCGCCGGTGAGGCCGAGGTGCTCGCCATCTGCCTGCAGGGCCTCGGCGGGCTGCTGAACTTCCGGGCGATCTCGTCGCAGCCGGACGTGGCGCTGGCCGCGTTCGAGGAGGCGCGGCAGTGCCTGGCCGAGGGCCTGCCGCTGGCCTCCGACGACCACATGACGCGGGCGCTGCTGGGCGCCTACAGCCGCTCGCTGGCCGGGGTCGGCGAGCTGTGGCAGGCCGAGCTGCACGCCGACGAGACGGTGCGGCGGGCGCTGGTGGCCGACGACAAGTGGGCGCTGGCGGTCGGCAACTGGGTGCTGGCCGTGGTGCACCGCGAGCGCGGCGACCTGCTGCGGGCGCGCACCCTGGGCAGCCGGGCGGTGACCGCCGCCGAGTCGATCAACGACCCGTCGCTGCTGCTGCGGTTCTCCCAGGACCTGGCGGACATCTGCGCGGGCCTGGGCGACCCGGTCGGCGAGGCGGCGGCGCTGCGGTGCAGCGTGGCGGCGGGCACGACCGCGACGGTGACCCTGCAGGAGGGGCTCGGGCAGGCGCTGGAGCAGCGCAGGGTGGCGGTGCAGGCGCAGCGGTTGGCGGTGGCGGCGCAGGAGGCCGCGGCGCGCGACCCGCTGACCGGGCTGGCGAACCGGCTCGGCCTGGAGCGGGCCGCCGCGACGCTGCTGGAGGGCACGGCGGCGCGCGGGCGGGTGCCGTGGCTGGTGCTGGTGGACGTGGACTGGTTCAAGGACGTCAACGACGACGCCGGGCACGCGGCCGGTGACGCGACGCTGCGCGAGATAGCCCAGCTGCTGCGCCGGGAGACCAGGTCGGACGACCTGGTGGCGCGGTGGGCGGGCGACGAGTTCGTGGTGCTGCTGGGGAACTCGGCGGGCGGCGGCGGCCCGGAGGCCGGTCCGGTGGTGGCCGAGCGGATCAGGGCGGCGGTGGACGGGCACGACTGGCAGGTGGTCCTCGGGATCACCCGGCGGCCCACGGTGTCGATCGGGGTCGCGGCGGGGCCCGCGAAGCTGGACCAGCTGTTCGCGGCGGCGGACATGGCGCTGTACCGGGCGAAGCGGTTGGGGCGCAACCGGGTCGAGGTCGAGGGGCCGGGGTCGGAGGGTGGCTCCGAGGGTGGCTCCGACGGCGGTTCCGGGGAGGCGTGCGAGGACGCGGCGGCGGTCGGCGGCGCCGAGGCCGACGGCTCCAGCCGCGGGCGGGACGGCGCGGGACGCGGTCGGCCGGGACGCGACGCGCCGCGCGCGGAGCGGGTGGAGGCCGGGGAGCCGGAGCCTGAGCAGCCCGAGCCTGAGCGGCCCGAGCCTGAGCGGCCCGAGTCCGGGCAGCCCGAGTCCGGGCAGCCGGAAGCCGAGGAGCCGGAAGCCGAGCATCCGGAAGTCGTCGCGACCGAAGGGGGCGCGACCGAAGTCGTTGCGGCGGAAGTCGTTGCGACCGAAGAACTCCCGGTGCCCGAGCCGACGACGCCCGAGACCGGTGCGCCCGCCGTCGACGCGCCCGCCCCCGACCGCTCGGACGAGCAACCTCAGGCGATCAGCCCGCCCCGGTAG
- a CDS encoding phospholipase D family protein — protein MTEPDHVWRQIEVLLRSAGATALLVAPFIKKRVFEAALAVIPPSVQRIDCVTRWTPSEVAAGVSDPEILDAANKDGRVHVALCPSLHAKIYSVDDRCLIGSANLTAKATGLAPEANIELLIEAPASHPEVQRVVSELKAAAIPATTHMAALVRQQAELLTADGASEPRPAVSWYPVTRRPETLFTFYSGRSRFAEAVEAGLVQDLALLNIPAGLSEPQFNTAVHDRLHAIPELRKLLNGQPLSNTELRHAIEERADVTEGQAHRITEIIAAWLKHFGSYYTEVGSWELRHGRELG, from the coding sequence GTGACCGAACCCGACCACGTCTGGCGTCAAATCGAGGTACTGCTGCGCAGCGCCGGGGCCACGGCGCTGCTCGTGGCCCCCTTCATCAAGAAGAGGGTCTTCGAGGCTGCGCTGGCCGTGATCCCACCGTCCGTCCAGCGAATCGACTGCGTGACTCGCTGGACCCCATCTGAGGTAGCAGCCGGGGTCTCCGACCCGGAGATCTTGGACGCAGCGAACAAAGACGGGCGTGTGCATGTTGCGCTCTGCCCGTCTTTACATGCCAAGATCTACAGCGTTGACGATCGCTGCCTGATCGGTTCAGCGAATCTGACCGCCAAGGCAACAGGGCTCGCGCCAGAAGCGAATATCGAGCTGCTGATCGAAGCACCTGCGTCCCACCCCGAGGTCCAGCGTGTTGTGAGTGAACTCAAAGCAGCCGCGATTCCAGCCACTACGCACATGGCCGCTCTTGTTCGGCAGCAAGCCGAGCTGCTCACCGCAGACGGCGCATCGGAACCGCGACCAGCCGTCTCGTGGTACCCGGTAACTCGACGTCCGGAAACGTTGTTCACGTTCTACTCTGGACGATCGCGCTTCGCGGAAGCCGTTGAGGCAGGTCTAGTTCAGGATCTCGCACTACTGAACATTCCCGCCGGCCTGTCCGAGCCTCAGTTCAACACCGCGGTGCACGATCGACTACACGCGATTCCCGAACTACGAAAGCTTCTGAACGGACAGCCCCTCAGTAACACTGAGCTGCGGCACGCCATCGAAGAACGAGCAGACGTCACAGAAGGCCAAGCGCACCGGATCACAGAGATCATCGCAGCGTGGCTCAAGCACTTCGGCTCGTACTACACCGAGGTCGGATCGTGGGAACTCCGCCACGGCCGCGAACTGGGCTGA
- the rpmG gene encoding 50S ribosomal protein L33, producing MARGNDIRPIIKMRSTAGTGYTYVTRKNRRNDPDRLVLRKFDPVVRRHVDFREER from the coding sequence ATGGCCAGGGGCAACGACATCCGGCCGATCATCAAGATGCGGTCCACGGCGGGCACCGGCTACACCTACGTGACCCGCAAGAACCGCCGCAACGACCCGGACCGCCTGGTGCTGCGCAAGTTCGACCCGGTCGTGCGCAGGCACGTCGACTTCCGTGAGGAGCGCTGA
- a CDS encoding penicillin acylase family protein encodes MTATTATTASAAPVTAPPITAPASAAPVAGPTALADDPCLGQCHDIVPPGQSGNATLADILAHKVFGTRPAHSADQLGKYDALASGHKGLTNAQLTNFFNDASFGVPANQVESTISPRADVTIVRDKLIGMPHITGTTRSGTQFGAGYAAAQDRLWLMDLFRHLGRGQLSGFAGGAEGNRVLEQSFVKQIAYTEADLQAQIDRVAAQGDRGRQAFQDVTDYLQGVNAYITQAIANRNFPGEYVLTGHADAITNWNDIQPFKATDLVAIAAVVGGLFGAGGGGEVQNALVRLAAQNKYGAEAGDRVWRSFRARNDPEATLTLHDGQRFPYATEPANPKGVALPDGGVVTPEPIVYDQTTSSARQSTVDTPDDLKALEGIFADGVLPKDLLSRPRGMSNAVAISGAHTTTGNPIAVWGPQTGYFAPQLLMLQELNGPGLRARGVSFAGVNMYVQLGRGLDYSWSATSSGQDITDTYAVELCEPNGQPTANSAHYLLRGQCVPMERLERKNAWKSTVADPTPAGSYTLVVYRTKYGLVQSRAKVGGKFVAYTALRSTYLREVDPIIGFQEFNDPGAITSAQAFQRAAERVGYAFNWFYADANDIAYFNSGLNPVRKADVDPDLPVKAEQAYEWQNWNPDDNSAAYTAFAQHPQSVNQDFYVSWNNKQALDHSSGGYGMSSVHRGDLLDKRVRALIANGAKVDRAAVTKAVAEAGLADLRAERVLPEVLRVLGTVADADLAPTVQKLRAWVTSGSLRTETSKGSKVYAHADAIRALDAWWPLLVDAQFRPGLGDALNSALVGALQVDEAPSDPRGVQQHKGSAFQYGWWGFAQKDLRAVLGDQVAGPLGAKYCGGGDLARCRQVLLDSLRRAIAVPATTTYPGDDSCAAGDQWCADSIVHRAMGGITQDKITWQNRPTYQQVVQFPSRRSASVFGSAHSVEVFRNDVEWASLRAK; translated from the coding sequence GTGACCGCGACGACCGCCACGACCGCCTCGGCGGCCCCGGTCACCGCGCCGCCGATCACGGCCCCAGCGTCCGCCGCCCCGGTGGCAGGCCCGACCGCGCTGGCCGACGACCCCTGCCTCGGCCAGTGCCACGACATCGTCCCGCCCGGCCAGAGCGGCAACGCCACCCTCGCGGACATCCTGGCGCACAAGGTCTTCGGCACCCGACCCGCGCACTCCGCCGACCAGCTCGGCAAGTACGACGCGCTGGCGAGCGGCCACAAGGGGCTGACCAACGCCCAGCTGACGAACTTCTTCAACGACGCCTCGTTCGGCGTCCCCGCGAACCAGGTCGAGAGCACCATCAGCCCGCGCGCCGACGTGACCATCGTGCGCGACAAGCTGATCGGGATGCCGCACATCACCGGCACCACCCGCTCCGGCACGCAGTTCGGCGCCGGCTACGCGGCGGCGCAGGACCGGCTGTGGCTGATGGACCTGTTCCGGCACCTCGGTCGCGGCCAGCTGTCCGGGTTCGCCGGTGGCGCCGAGGGCAACCGGGTGCTGGAGCAGAGCTTCGTCAAGCAGATCGCGTACACCGAGGCGGACCTGCAGGCCCAGATCGACCGGGTCGCCGCGCAGGGCGATCGCGGGCGGCAGGCGTTCCAGGACGTCACCGACTACCTGCAGGGCGTCAACGCCTACATCACGCAGGCGATCGCGAACCGGAACTTCCCCGGCGAGTACGTGCTGACCGGGCACGCCGACGCGATCACGAACTGGAACGACATCCAGCCGTTCAAGGCCACCGACCTGGTCGCGATCGCGGCCGTCGTCGGCGGGCTGTTCGGCGCGGGCGGCGGCGGCGAGGTGCAGAACGCGCTGGTGCGGCTGGCCGCGCAGAACAAGTACGGCGCCGAGGCGGGTGACCGGGTGTGGCGCTCGTTCCGGGCGCGCAACGACCCCGAGGCGACGCTGACGCTGCACGACGGGCAGCGCTTCCCGTACGCGACCGAGCCCGCGAACCCGAAGGGCGTCGCGCTGCCGGACGGCGGGGTGGTGACGCCGGAGCCGATCGTCTACGACCAGACCACGTCCAGCGCCCGGCAGTCCACTGTGGACACCCCGGACGACCTGAAGGCGCTGGAGGGCATCTTCGCCGACGGCGTGCTGCCCAAGGACCTGCTCTCCCGCCCGCGCGGCATGTCGAACGCGGTCGCGATCTCCGGCGCGCACACCACCACCGGCAACCCGATCGCCGTGTGGGGGCCGCAGACCGGCTACTTCGCGCCGCAGCTGCTGATGCTGCAGGAGCTCAACGGCCCCGGCCTGCGGGCGCGCGGGGTGTCGTTCGCGGGCGTCAACATGTACGTGCAGCTCGGGCGCGGCCTGGACTACTCGTGGAGCGCGACCTCGTCGGGCCAGGACATCACCGACACGTACGCGGTGGAGCTGTGCGAGCCGAACGGGCAGCCGACGGCGAACTCGGCGCACTACCTGCTGCGCGGGCAGTGCGTGCCGATGGAGCGGCTGGAGCGCAAGAACGCGTGGAAGTCGACGGTCGCCGACCCGACGCCCGCGGGTTCCTACACGCTCGTGGTCTACCGCACCAAGTACGGGCTGGTGCAGTCGCGGGCGAAGGTGGGCGGCAAGTTCGTCGCCTACACGGCGCTGCGGTCCACGTACCTGCGCGAGGTGGACCCGATCATCGGGTTCCAGGAGTTCAACGACCCCGGCGCGATCACCTCGGCGCAGGCGTTCCAGCGGGCCGCCGAGCGGGTCGGGTACGCGTTCAACTGGTTCTACGCGGACGCGAACGACATCGCCTACTTCAACTCGGGGCTGAACCCGGTGCGCAAGGCCGACGTCGACCCGGACCTGCCGGTGAAGGCCGAGCAGGCGTACGAGTGGCAGAACTGGAACCCGGACGACAACTCGGCGGCGTACACGGCGTTCGCGCAGCACCCGCAGTCGGTGAACCAGGACTTCTACGTCAGCTGGAACAACAAGCAGGCGCTGGACCACTCCTCCGGCGGGTACGGGATGTCGTCGGTGCACCGCGGCGACCTGCTGGACAAGCGGGTGCGGGCGCTGATCGCGAACGGCGCGAAGGTGGACCGGGCGGCGGTGACGAAGGCGGTCGCCGAGGCCGGGCTCGCGGACCTGCGGGCCGAGCGGGTGCTGCCGGAGGTGCTGCGCGTGCTGGGGACGGTGGCCGACGCGGACCTGGCGCCGACCGTGCAGAAGCTCAGGGCGTGGGTGACCTCCGGGTCGCTGCGCACCGAGACCAGCAAGGGCAGCAAGGTCTACGCGCACGCCGACGCGATCCGGGCGCTGGACGCGTGGTGGCCGCTGCTGGTGGACGCGCAGTTCCGGCCGGGGCTGGGCGACGCGCTGAACAGCGCGCTCGTCGGGGCGCTGCAGGTGGACGAGGCGCCGTCGGACCCGCGCGGCGTGCAGCAGCACAAGGGGTCGGCGTTCCAGTACGGCTGGTGGGGCTTCGCGCAGAAGGACCTGCGGGCGGTGCTGGGCGACCAGGTGGCCGGGCCGCTGGGCGCGAAGTACTGCGGCGGCGGTGACCTGGCGCGGTGCAGGCAGGTGCTGCTGGACAGCCTGCGGCGGGCGATCGCGGTGCCCGCGACGACGACCTACCCCGGTGACGACAGCTGCGCGGCGGGCGACCAGTGGTGCGCGGACTCCATCGTGCACCGGGCGATGGGCGGCATCACCCAGGACAAGATCACCTGGCAGAACCGGCCGACCTACCAGCAGGTGGTGCAGTTCCCGTCGCGGCGATCCGCTTCGGTGTTCGGCAGCGCGCATTCGGTCGAAGTCTTCCGGAACGACGTGGAATGGGCTTCATTGCGCGCGAAGTAG
- the rpsN gene encoding 30S ribosomal protein S14, whose amino-acid sequence MAKKSKIAKDLKRREVVARHAERRAELKELIRTDPERRDEAQRALRRLPRDASPTRLRNRDAVDGRPRAFTRAFGLSRLRLREMAHRGELPGVRKSSW is encoded by the coding sequence GTGGCCAAGAAGTCGAAGATCGCCAAGGACCTGAAGCGGCGCGAGGTCGTGGCCAGGCACGCCGAGCGGCGGGCCGAGCTGAAGGAGCTGATCCGCACCGACCCCGAGCGGCGCGACGAGGCGCAGCGGGCGCTGCGGCGGCTGCCCCGCGACGCCAGCCCGACCAGGCTGCGCAACCGGGACGCGGTGGACGGCAGGCCGCGCGCCTTCACCAGGGCGTTCGGGCTGTCGCGACTGCGGCTGCGGGAGATGGCGCACCGCGGTGAGCTGCCGGGTGTGCGCAAGTCGAGCTGGTGA
- a CDS encoding DNA phosphorothioation-associated putative methyltransferase: MTIVDRGRTAMMRTGLSKPMAAALSDALLQAGLSVFDYGCGRGGDVLRLSALGYDVTGWDPDHAASSPHREADIVNLGYVVNVIEDPLERVDVLRSAWSLARQILVVVARPDWEARHVKGRRHGDGVLTTKGTFQKFFKQDELRSWIDTNLDARSIAAAPGIFYVFRDDSRGHQFLASRVRHGRYASQAAKLSETLRDAHRSLLDPIIRFAMERGRLPDPREVSDDAEICEAFGSTKRALAIVRACVDRRGGLEESVRSSTGRSRRVSGARGCCPRPRGAPRGRARRRARRTGSSGTRGPCTTSPLRPPSGKCSTPWRSSSTARPLRRRSTSANGPCCSTCSGTRSSGS, from the coding sequence ATGACCATCGTTGATCGCGGCCGGACAGCGATGATGCGCACCGGTCTCAGCAAGCCGATGGCGGCAGCACTCTCCGACGCGCTCTTGCAAGCGGGCCTATCAGTCTTCGACTACGGCTGCGGCCGCGGCGGCGATGTGCTGCGGCTCTCGGCACTGGGCTACGACGTCACAGGATGGGATCCGGATCACGCGGCATCCTCGCCACACCGTGAGGCCGACATTGTCAATCTCGGCTACGTGGTGAACGTTATCGAGGACCCACTCGAACGAGTCGACGTACTACGATCGGCCTGGTCCCTAGCACGCCAGATTCTCGTTGTCGTCGCCCGGCCTGACTGGGAGGCCCGTCATGTGAAAGGGCGCCGCCACGGCGACGGAGTGCTCACGACTAAGGGCACGTTTCAAAAGTTCTTCAAGCAGGACGAGCTTCGATCATGGATCGACACGAACCTCGACGCGCGGTCCATAGCGGCTGCTCCGGGCATCTTCTACGTCTTCCGCGACGACAGTCGAGGCCACCAGTTTCTGGCATCCAGGGTCCGCCATGGACGGTATGCCAGCCAGGCAGCCAAGCTCAGTGAAACCCTGCGCGACGCACACCGCTCGCTTCTTGATCCCATTATCCGGTTCGCGATGGAGCGCGGGCGGCTTCCCGACCCGCGGGAAGTTAGCGACGATGCTGAAATTTGTGAAGCGTTTGGCAGTACAAAACGTGCGCTCGCGATCGTGCGTGCGTGCGTTGATCGACGAGGCGGACTGGAAGAAAGCGTGCGAAGCAGCACGGGACGATCTCGGCGTGTATCTGGCGCTCGCGGCTGCTGTCCCCGACCACGCGGGGCGCCACGAGGTCGAGCGCGGAGGAGAGCGCGGCGGACTGGCTCGTCAGGAACTCGCGGCCCCTGTACGACCTCACCGCTGCGCCCGCCGTCCGGGAAGTGCTCGACGCCCTGGCGGTCAAGCTCGACGGCAAGGCCGCTGCGGCGACGGTCTACCAGCGCAAACGGGCCGTGCTGTTCAACCTGCTCGGGTACGCGGTCGAGCGGGAGTTGA
- the rpsR gene encoding 30S ribosomal protein S18, with translation MPKPERVPRKRVNLLRREGVELVDWKDAALLRKFLSDRGKIRSRRVTGLTPQQQRQVATAVKNAREMALLPYPAKGR, from the coding sequence ATGCCCAAGCCCGAACGCGTCCCGAGGAAGCGGGTCAACCTGCTGCGCCGCGAGGGCGTGGAGCTGGTGGACTGGAAGGACGCCGCGCTGCTGCGGAAGTTCCTGTCGGACCGGGGGAAGATCCGCTCCCGCCGGGTGACGGGGCTGACGCCCCAGCAGCAGCGGCAGGTGGCCACCGCGGTGAAGAACGCCCGCGAGATGGCGCTGCTCCCCTACCCCGCGAAGGGCAGGTAG
- the bluB gene encoding 5,6-dimethylbenzimidazole synthase, producing the protein MSFYDVLHRRRDTRGEFTGAPIPDDVLRRVLSAAHAAPSVGLTQPWDFVLVRDEDTRLAFRAHVAAEREVFAAELEGERAEVFSRVKVEGIMESTLGVAVTYDPERGSPAVLGRHAIADAGLYSVCLAIQNLWLAATEEGLGVGWVSFYREEVLSGLLGLPEGVRPVAWLCLGPVTELPDTPDLERHGWRNRVPLEAVLHQERYTQRSSR; encoded by the coding sequence ATGAGCTTCTACGACGTGCTGCACCGCCGCAGGGACACCAGGGGCGAGTTCACCGGCGCCCCGATCCCCGACGACGTGCTGCGCCGCGTCCTGTCGGCCGCGCACGCCGCCCCGAGCGTGGGCCTGACCCAGCCGTGGGACTTCGTGCTGGTGCGCGACGAGGACACCCGCCTGGCGTTCCGCGCCCACGTCGCCGCCGAGCGCGAGGTGTTCGCCGCCGAACTGGAAGGCGAGCGCGCCGAGGTCTTCTCCCGCGTCAAGGTCGAGGGGATCATGGAGTCCACGCTCGGCGTGGCCGTGACCTACGACCCGGAGCGCGGCTCCCCCGCCGTGCTCGGCAGGCACGCGATCGCCGACGCCGGGCTCTACTCGGTGTGCCTGGCCATCCAGAACCTGTGGTTGGCCGCCACCGAGGAGGGTCTGGGCGTGGGATGGGTCAGCTTCTACCGCGAGGAGGTGCTCAGCGGGTTGCTCGGGCTACCCGAAGGGGTTCGCCCGGTCGCGTGGTTGTGCCTCGGACCGGTGACGGAACTGCCCGATACACCCGACTTGGAACGCCACGGGTGGCGCAACCGAGTGCCCCTGGAGGCGGTACTACACCAGGAGCGATACACGCAGCGCTCCTCCCGGTAG
- a CDS encoding response regulator, which yields MIKVVLADDEDLVRSGLRLILSSAGDIDVVAECDDGHLVAELARQHRPHVVLLDIRMRTSDGLVALRRLRALPDPPKVAMLTTFDVDEYVSEALRLGASGFLLKDTEPEQLVKAVRDLARGGAVLDPGVAARVLSAVADGERAAEPARRLLSSLSEREREVLVLIGQGMSNAEIGGTLHLSEATVKGYVSSVLGKIGAVNRVQAALVAYRGGLIA from the coding sequence GTGATCAAGGTTGTGCTGGCCGACGACGAGGACCTCGTCCGGTCGGGCCTCCGGCTCATCCTCAGCAGCGCGGGTGACATCGACGTCGTCGCCGAGTGCGACGACGGGCACCTGGTGGCCGAACTGGCCCGCCAGCACCGGCCGCACGTGGTGCTCCTGGACATCCGGATGCGCACCTCGGACGGGCTGGTCGCGCTCAGGAGGCTGCGCGCGCTGCCGGACCCGCCGAAGGTCGCGATGCTGACGACCTTCGACGTGGACGAGTACGTCAGCGAGGCGCTCCGGCTGGGCGCCAGCGGGTTCCTGCTCAAGGACACCGAGCCCGAGCAGCTGGTCAAGGCCGTCCGCGACCTGGCGCGCGGCGGCGCGGTGCTCGACCCCGGCGTGGCGGCCCGTGTGCTGTCCGCCGTCGCGGACGGGGAGCGGGCCGCCGAACCCGCGCGCAGGCTGCTGTCCTCGCTGTCCGAGCGGGAGCGCGAGGTCCTGGTGCTGATCGGGCAGGGGATGTCCAACGCCGAGATCGGCGGGACGCTGCACCTGTCGGAGGCGACGGTCAAGGGGTACGTGTCGTCGGTGCTGGGCAAGATCGGCGCGGTCAACCGGGTGCAGGCCGCGCTGGTGGCCTACCGGGGCGGGCTGATCGCCTGA
- a CDS encoding tyrosine-type recombinase/integrase, whose amino-acid sequence MLDALAVKLDGKAAAATVYQRKRAVLFNLLGYAVERELIPDNPLTRVKRKTAKVVEQVDPRVVANPRQVADLLAAVSYVGRRNADRGAHLAAFFAVGYYAAARPAEGLALRVNDCTLPQSGWGVLMLGESRPSAGKRWTDSGEVHDQRGLKHRGVKEVRPVPIPPVLVTILREHIARFGSAPDGRLFRSPNDGVVSSSTYSRVWEQARAYGLTPAQVASPLAGRPYDLRHAAVSLWLNGGVPAPEVAERAGHSVDVLLKVYAKCIDGQRETVNRKIESLFRAA is encoded by the coding sequence GTGCTCGACGCCCTGGCGGTCAAGCTCGACGGCAAGGCCGCTGCGGCGACGGTCTACCAGCGCAAACGGGCCGTGCTGTTCAACCTGCTCGGGTACGCGGTCGAGCGGGAGTTGATCCCCGATAACCCCCTGACCAGGGTGAAGCGGAAGACGGCCAAGGTGGTTGAGCAGGTTGACCCGCGCGTGGTCGCCAACCCCCGTCAGGTCGCCGACCTGCTGGCGGCCGTCTCGTACGTGGGCAGGCGCAACGCGGATCGGGGCGCGCACTTGGCGGCCTTCTTCGCCGTGGGCTACTACGCGGCTGCACGTCCGGCTGAGGGGCTGGCCCTCCGGGTGAACGACTGCACGTTGCCCCAGTCCGGGTGGGGTGTCCTGATGCTGGGGGAGTCGCGGCCCTCGGCGGGGAAGCGGTGGACGGACTCCGGCGAGGTCCATGATCAGCGCGGGTTGAAGCACCGGGGGGTCAAGGAGGTCCGGCCGGTTCCGATTCCACCCGTGCTGGTCACGATCCTGCGGGAGCACATCGCCCGGTTCGGGTCGGCCCCGGATGGTCGGCTGTTCCGATCACCGAACGATGGGGTGGTCTCCTCGTCCACCTACTCGCGCGTCTGGGAGCAGGCCCGCGCCTACGGCCTCACCCCGGCCCAGGTGGCATCGCCGCTCGCGGGTCGCCCGTACGACCTCCGGCACGCTGCGGTGTCGCTCTGGCTCAACGGCGGCGTCCCGGCCCCGGAGGTCGCCGAACGGGCCGGGCACTCGGTGGACGTGCTGCTGAAGGTCTACGCGAAGTGCATCGACGGGCAGCGCGAGACGGTCAACAGGAAGATCGAATCCCTCTTCCGCGCCGCGTGA